In Acidobacteriota bacterium, the genomic stretch GGCCCAGGGCCGTATCCCAGGTCTGGTAGTGGGCCATCCAGAGATCGCGCGTGAGGAAACCCGCCGTGCAGGCCAGCACGGAGACGAGTCCCAGCAGGGATTCTCCGATCATGCCCCCATAGCCGATGAAGGTGGCGTCGGTTTCCCGGTTGATCTGCTTCGCCGTGGTCCCCGAAGAAACCAGTCCGTGAAATCCCGAAACGGCTCCGCAGGCGATGACGATGAATACGAAGGGGAAGATAGGGGGAGCTCCGGGCGGATGAGTCTGAACGGCCGGAGCCGCGAACTCGGGACCGAGCCAGAAGAACCCGGTGTAGATCAGGATCAATCCCAGGTACAGAAGCAGTGAGTTGATGTAGTCCCGGGGTTGAAGCAGCGACCAGACCGGCAACACGGAAGCGGCCAGGCTGTAGACCAGCAGGATCACGCTCCACTGCCCCAGGCTCAGATCGGGGCTGGGAAGCTGGACACCCATCCAGACGCTCAGCAGGGTCACGGCGAAGGCGACGGCGGTGGCCTTCTTGATGGACGCGTTGCGCTTGTACACGAGCCAGCCCACGACCAGAGCGACCACCATCAGAGTTCCGCTGGGATAGACGGCCTGAGGGTTGTATTGAGTGGTCAGGAGCGTGGCCGAGACGTGGACGAAGACCCCCATGGCCAAGCCGATGAGGAAGAAGATGATGATGTGGAACAGGCTCTTGGCCCGGGGACCCACGATGTCCTCGGCCACCTTGCCCACCGACATGCCCTTGGCACGCATGGAGATCACCAATGCGCTGAAGTCGTGGACGGCTCCGATGAAGAGCGTGCCCAGAACCACCCAGAGCATGGCCGGGACCCATCCCCAGATCACCGCGATGGCGGGACCCAGCATGGGGGACAGGCCGGCGATGGAGGCGTAGTGATGTCCGAACAGCACCCACCGGTTCGCCGGGACGTAGTCCACTCCGTCTTTCAGCTCATGGGCGGGCGTGGTGGCGTTCGGATCCAGCCGGAAGATCCTCCGGCCCAGGTATTTGCCGTAGAACCTGTAGCCGATCAGGTAGAGGCAGAAGCAAAGCAGGGCGGCGAGGATCGGACTCATGGATACGGTCTCCTGTGGGGTCAGTACCAGCGGTCGACGCGGCGGGTGTTCCACTCCTGCAGGTAGCGTTGGTGGGCCGGCGTGTCCGGATAACGCTCGTTCGGGCCGTACGGAAATCGGCTCATGCCGTGGAAAGGCAGCGGACCGACCGTGTCGGGGGAGGCCGAATGGAGGTCCATATCCTTCCCGAATCCATCCACATACACGAGAAAATCCCTCACCCATCCTTCGGGGGGAGGAGGAATCCGGTCCAGGTCGAAGAACGCCTCGATCTCGTCGCCGGCGCGCGTCGCCACGAACATGTCGTCCCGTTCGAGCAGCAGCGGACTCACCTCGCCGAACCGGGTGTAGTTGCCGATGTGCGCCTTCCAGGGTGCCGTGGGGAGGATTTGGCTGCGGTCATAACCCAGGAGCGGTTTCCCGATCCCGGCCGGAAACCCCAGGTAGTGAAGATCGGCCTGTTGGGGACTGAGCCGGAAAGTCCTGAAGTCGCGCCGGGGAGGACTCGCGTCCACCCGAATCCGGTCCCAGTGGATCCGCATGTTGGTTCGAATCCGAACCTTCCGGCTGTCGCTCAGGAACTTGCCCGAGAGATCGACGGTCATGGGTTTGGGAAGGCCAGCGGGAAAGCCCATGCGCTCGATGACGGTCACCCAGACGCCGTTCGCATCCTGAACCTGGAGGACCGGGGGACTCAGGCTCAGACCCGACTGGGAGGCCGCCAGGTTGCTGGTGCTGTCCGCATAGTCGATCCAGGCGTCCAGCAGGAGGCGCGTGTTCTCTCCCGAAACCGGGCCCAGATCCAGGATCAGGTCATGAGGCTCGGCATACCCCTTGAAGGGCAGGTTGCGAAACAGGTCCGGGTATTTTCCGTCCAGTTTGCTGAGGGCCGGCAGAAGATTTCGGCCTTTGCCGTCGGTAGCCCGAAGCGGCGGCCTTGGATCGGAAAAGGTCAGGATCCGAAAGCCGGCATAGGGAGGTCCCGGAAGCAGCTTCTCGTCCGGGTAGATCTCGTAGTCGCCCGGATGGTCCACCACCACCACCTCGAGTTGGTCGAACAGGATCAACTCTTCCAGCTGGTTGTTCAGCGTGACCGCCAAACGTCCGTCCTTCAGACCCACCTGGCTCCGGTTCAGCTTCACGTATTCGTCGGTGTCGGGATAGTTGAAGGTCCCCGGCGCCAGCAGGTAACCGTAGGCGCTCCCTCCCAGGAAATCGGTTTGAAAGACGTAGCGTTCTCCGTTCCAGACGTAGAGGATGGGACAGCTCGTCCCCTTGCGGTCCAGCTCCTGGATCTCCAGAGCCTGGTTCACCTGCTGATTCAGTTCCGACTGCAGGACCCCGCCGGGCCACAGCAGCCGGACGATGTCGATGTCCTGCCGGGGGCCCAGTCCGAAGTGCAGGGTGGCCGAATTCTGGCTCAGAAAGCCGTAGCCGCCGCGCACCTCTCCTTTCTGCAGGAGGCGGCCGCTGCGGATCTCGACCTTGGTTCCGATGCCGCTGCGGTTGCTGTTGGTCCCGCGGGCGGTCACCGAGACCCAACTGTTGCGGTTGCCTCCCTGATTCCGCAGCAGCAGGGGAGGATGACCGTTCACGTTGGCCACCAGGTCCAGGTCTCCGTCCCGGTCGTAGTCGGCGGCGCTCACGCCGCGAACCGGGAGGCCGCGGAATTCATCGAGGCCCGCCTGCCGGCTCACGTCCTGGAAACGGCCCCGGTGATTGGCCAGGAGGTGGAAATTGCGGCGCGGATCCTCCCAGCTCGAGGTGAACAGGGGAGCCGAGACGAGCAGAAGGTCCTGGTCGCCATCGTTGTCAAAGTCCAGAAGGTGGGCCGTGTGCACGTGACCCGGCGTCTTCCAATTTTCCGGCATCCAGTTTTGGCGGCGAGCGTACCGGCGGTTCCTCGCTTGCCGGGTCCAGAGGTTGAAATCGGATCCGGTCAGAGCGGGGAGCGCCAGGTCCAGGACGCCCCGGTGCGCCAAATCTCCGATTCCGACGCCGACGCCGTCACCGTCACCGGAGACGCCGGCCGCTTCGGCCATGTCCATAAAGGTTCCGTCCCGCTGATTGCTGAAGAGCTGGTTCGGGGCGCCCTGATTGACGAAATAGAAGTCGATGTCCCTTCGGTTGTCGAAGTCCGTGCAGACGGAAGACCAGGTCTGCAGCCGCTCCCCGGCCAAGCCGGAGGATTCGCTGACGTCGGTGAAGGTCCCGTCGGAGTTGTTGCGGAACAACGAGTTGTTCGCTCCCGGGAAATCCTGGGGAAACCGGGTCCCGGACTCGAGGCTCTCGGGGCGCGCCGTGAGGTTGGTCACCAGGAGGTCCAGGTCTCCGTCGTGGTCGTAGTCGACGAACGCTCCCCCGCTCCCCCAGGCAGGGTCGCCGACCCGCGCCTGCTCCGTCACGTCCAGAAAGCGGCCGTCTCCTTCATTCTTGTAGAGCACGTTGGGCCCGTAGTTGATGAGGTAGAGGTCCAGGTCCTGGTCGTTGTCGTAGTCTCCCCAGACGCCGTGCATGGTCCGGCCTTTTTGTTCGAGCCCCGCCTCACGGCTCGTCTCCTGAAACGTGCCGTTTCCCCGGTTTCGGAAGAGGGAGCTCCGGCTTCCACCCGGGCCGGAGTTGGCGAGGAAAAGGTCCTCGTGACCATCTCCATCGTAATCGCCGAAGGAACTTCCCGATCCGACCCACGGGACCAGCCCATCTTCCAATTCCTGGACCGACGACACTTCGGATATGGCCTTCCCCGGGCCATCGTGTCGAAAGTTCAGCCCCGCAGACGCCCCGACCTCCCGGAATCGAACCACGAATTCCTCTCGGCTCTCGACGGATGGTTGTGGAAGGTAGCCGTCGAGATCCTCCAGCACCAGGGCATAGCGTCCCTGCTCCAGGTATTGGAGTCCCAGTGTCGTGGCCCCGAACATGCCCTGGAGGGTTCGAAATTTCTCCATCTCCGCGCGGCCTTCCTCCGACTGGCCGCTGCGGGTCAGAGCGATGGCCAGATTGTAGTGAGCCGAAGCGTTGTACGGCTCCAGAGAGAGGACCTTTCTGAAGTGGCCAATGGCTTCCTCGTAGCGGCGGCCACGGGAACTCAGCAGTCCCAGGTAGTACTGGGTGGACGGATCCTGGGGGTCCTGCCGGGAGACCTGGCCGAACGCCTCCGCCGCCTTCGCCGCCTCGTCCTGGTTCCGATAGATGAGGCCCATCATGTAGTGGGACTGGATCTGCTCCGGATCCAATTCCAAGGCCTGCCGGAAGGATCGGGCAGCTTCCTCGTGGAGTTGCTGATTGAACAGCGCGACGCCCAGGTTCACGTGGCCGGGCACGAAATTCGGGTCCAGTTCCAGAAGACGGGAAAACTCGTTGCCGGCAGCCTTGTAGTCGAGTTGTTCCATGTAGGCCACGCCCCGGCTGTTGAGCCGCAGGAGTTCCATCACCTCAGCCGAATCGCTCCGGGGGGGCAACCCGAACAGAGTCCAAAGGACGACACCGGCGAGGAAGGGAATCAGAAGCAGACGCACCATGGCTCAGGACCGCCCGTGGAAGGAATAGACGTACTCTTTGAAACCGTTTCGAAGCCTGAAGGAGCTGAACAACCGGAAATGGGGCATCATGCGGTTCAGGTCCGCACGGTGATATTGAGGTGAAGGACGCTGCAGCGAGGAGAGGTACTCGTAGCGGAGCCGCTCCGAATCGATGATCTGGAATCGGATCGGTCTCTCGGGAATGTGCCGGTTTGTGGAAATCATGGTGAACAGCAGGGTCCCCGGATGGCAAAAGCGGTCCAGGTGCCTGACCAGGGCGGCGAGTTCGAGTTCTTCCAGGTAGTTGAACAGGTCCCAACCCAGGATGAGGTCGAAGCGCGTCTCCTCTCCGTAGGGGAAAACGTAGCCGTAGACGGCGTCATAGGAACGGGGCTCGCGGGGATCGAAGAAGTCGAAGGAGGACAAGGTCTCGTAGAGGTCTTCGATTGCGATGTGCAGGGAGCGAACGCCCTGGGAGAGGAATTGGAGGTTCGAGGCGTAAGCCGACCCCAGGTCCAATACGCTCAATCTCCGGTGGCCCCGGACCTGATTGTAGGCGATGTTGAAACCGATGGAGGAGTGAACTTCGGCTTCCGGCAGAGTCGGTTCCGGATCGGATCTGGGCTCAGAATTTCGGAGAAGGGACCACCGCATCACGCCTTTGGAAAGGGGGATGCGGTTTCGGTGGAGATGACTGGTTCGGAAACGACTCCCGGTGAAGCCAGCACAGCATCCACGGTCGAGTCTTCACTTTGGGATTCCTTGCCATCGACTGCCGACGACTCCTGGTCATCGTTCTTGTCGCCCATGTCGATGCTGCCCTTGAACCGGCAACCCTCTTCCAGAACGACTTGGGGAGCGATGAGGTTTCCCCGCACGCTTCCGGTCCCACGCAGGACGATCTTCTCTTCGCCCTGGATGGTCCCTTCGACGCTGCCCTCGATGCTGACCAACTTGGCGAACATGTCCGCCTTGATCCGCCCCTCCCGGCCTACGGTGAGAGTTTGGTTGGCAAGCGATACCTTTCCTTCAATCCGGCCATTGACCAACAGGTCCTGGCCGCCGCTCACCTCCCCGTGGATGACGATGGCCGTTCCGATGACGGCTCTTTCCTTCAGCCGTTTGACGGGGTTCCGTTGGATGGGGTTCCGTGGCGCAGGCCCAGGTTGGACCGGGTCCACGGCAGGAATAGATGGTTCAGGCGATTCTTTTTTCCACATTCGGCGCTCCCAGATAGAATAGTTCTCTTTTATAGGCTAATACGCCGCAAGTCAACCGGGACCGGCCGGTAGTTCCATCGATCAGAGGGCGCTACAATGCCGAAAAATCAGTCCATGAAATCGGTTGAGAGCAGAGTGCGGGATCTGACGAGAGAATTCTTCGCTTACTATCCGGATTATCGGTTATGCAACACCTTGGCCGTCAACGTCGAGAATGGCGTGACGAGCTACGGGGATGCGCTGTCCGCCATGTCCGGCAAGGCGCGGGCCGCCGAGTTGAATCGCGAGGCCATCGAAGAGAAGCTGAACCTCCGGAGTGTCAACGTCCAGGGCCGGACGGTGCGAATCGGCGAACTCTCCCTGGGAGAGATCCTGCGACTGGATCTCGAAACTTGCCGGACCGTGGTGGACTTCTATTTCAAGCATCCCTATGCCCATGGCCGGACCAGAAAATCGCGATGGTGGCCGAGGTGGTTTCGGACTCTCTTTCTCTCGACCATTCTGGGACACGCCAAGAGAAACGGAATCGAACTGGATTACGGCAGCTGCTTCGAGATCTTGAGGCTGTTATGACCCGCGCGGATGGAGACAAGTGAAGCGGACTCGAGTGGCGATTCTTCTGTTGCCGGTGGTTTTTCTGGGAGCTCTCCTCGTTCTCAGGTCCTACCGGATCGATCTGGTCCATACTGTTGTCCTGGAGGGCCTGCTGGAACGGGCGCCGGAAGAAACCCCCCGGCAACCGATCATCGATGCCTTCGAGAATGCGCGACGCCGAGCCCTGGAGACGGACCGGGCCGAGGTCTACCTGGAACAGCTCTTCATGATTTCCCGGCGCTTGGAGAAGATCCAACACGTGGACGACGAGCAGGTCGCCCAGATGCTGCAAATCCTGAGGCAATGAGCAGCCTTTACTCTCTCCCCGGCTGTCGTGAG encodes the following:
- a CDS encoding polymer-forming cytoskeletal protein; its protein translation is MWKKESPEPSIPAVDPVQPGPAPRNPIQRNPVKRLKERAVIGTAIVIHGEVSGGQDLLVNGRIEGKVSLANQTLTVGREGRIKADMFAKLVSIEGSVEGTIQGEEKIVLRGTGSVRGNLIAPQVVLEEGCRFKGSIDMGDKNDDQESSAVDGKESQSEDSTVDAVLASPGVVSEPVISTETASPFPKA
- a CDS encoding FG-GAP-like repeat-containing protein, whose protein sequence is MVRLLLIPFLAGVVLWTLFGLPPRSDSAEVMELLRLNSRGVAYMEQLDYKAAGNEFSRLLELDPNFVPGHVNLGVALFNQQLHEEAARSFRQALELDPEQIQSHYMMGLIYRNQDEAAKAAEAFGQVSRQDPQDPSTQYYLGLLSSRGRRYEEAIGHFRKVLSLEPYNASAHYNLAIALTRSGQSEEGRAEMEKFRTLQGMFGATTLGLQYLEQGRYALVLEDLDGYLPQPSVESREEFVVRFREVGASAGLNFRHDGPGKAISEVSSVQELEDGLVPWVGSGSSFGDYDGDGHEDLFLANSGPGGSRSSLFRNRGNGTFQETSREAGLEQKGRTMHGVWGDYDNDQDLDLYLINYGPNVLYKNEGDGRFLDVTEQARVGDPAWGSGGAFVDYDHDGDLDLLVTNLTARPESLESGTRFPQDFPGANNSLFRNNSDGTFTDVSESSGLAGERLQTWSSVCTDFDNRRDIDFYFVNQGAPNQLFSNQRDGTFMDMAEAAGVSGDGDGVGVGIGDLAHRGVLDLALPALTGSDFNLWTRQARNRRYARRQNWMPENWKTPGHVHTAHLLDFDNDGDQDLLLVSAPLFTSSWEDPRRNFHLLANHRGRFQDVSRQAGLDEFRGLPVRGVSAADYDRDGDLDLVANVNGHPPLLLRNQGGNRNSWVSVTARGTNSNRSGIGTKVEIRSGRLLQKGEVRGGYGFLSQNSATLHFGLGPRQDIDIVRLLWPGGVLQSELNQQVNQALEIQELDRKGTSCPILYVWNGERYVFQTDFLGGSAYGYLLAPGTFNYPDTDEYVKLNRSQVGLKDGRLAVTLNNQLEELILFDQLEVVVVDHPGDYEIYPDEKLLPGPPYAGFRILTFSDPRPPLRATDGKGRNLLPALSKLDGKYPDLFRNLPFKGYAEPHDLILDLGPVSGENTRLLLDAWIDYADSTSNLAASQSGLSLSPPVLQVQDANGVWVTVIERMGFPAGLPKPMTVDLSGKFLSDSRKVRIRTNMRIHWDRIRVDASPPRRDFRTFRLSPQQADLHYLGFPAGIGKPLLGYDRSQILPTAPWKAHIGNYTRFGEVSPLLLERDDMFVATRAGDEIEAFFDLDRIPPPPEGWVRDFLVYVDGFGKDMDLHSASPDTVGPLPFHGMSRFPYGPNERYPDTPAHQRYLQEWNTRRVDRWY
- a CDS encoding carbon starvation protein A — protein: MSPILAALLCFCLYLIGYRFYGKYLGRRIFRLDPNATTPAHELKDGVDYVPANRWVLFGHHYASIAGLSPMLGPAIAVIWGWVPAMLWVVLGTLFIGAVHDFSALVISMRAKGMSVGKVAEDIVGPRAKSLFHIIIFFLIGLAMGVFVHVSATLLTTQYNPQAVYPSGTLMVVALVVGWLVYKRNASIKKATAVAFAVTLLSVWMGVQLPSPDLSLGQWSVILLVYSLAASVLPVWSLLQPRDYINSLLLYLGLILIYTGFFWLGPEFAAPAVQTHPPGAPPIFPFVFIVIACGAVSGFHGLVSSGTTAKQINRETDATFIGYGGMIGESLLGLVSVLACTAGFLTRDLWMAHYQTWDTALGLGPNMKAFIDGAGLFMSQLGIPLELSKAFVALIAISFALTTLDSATRLLRFNISEIGETLGVGILSNRYVASLGAVATIGFFAFYRVDGKAAGLALWQLFGTTNQVLAGLTLLTVTLYLMHRRRPFWFTGVPMLFMLVTTLVAMSYKMADFWNSGAHLLLAVGGIILALSLWLGVEAALRLRRGMGKPS